A part of Periophthalmus magnuspinnatus isolate fPerMag1 chromosome 14, fPerMag1.2.pri, whole genome shotgun sequence genomic DNA contains:
- the fam53c gene encoding protein FAM53C: MPESGYWQLCPAKPLQGGLLSSSFPPGPLPLAADGSSVEDPLAPPPSAAPPPAGPLAPPPPPPPKRHCRSLSVPEDLSRCRYTWRPSASRVWTPVARHCPGAAVGGAAAVGGAVAGAVGGACSSLNSSLHSSSSPTFFSLALSPDSPLPWSFPWEEAGGGACCCFFPSPSSCSSSPSPLHPPPPQRRFSLSPVLIRDSGLFLPPPVPPPAPQAPPPASACSTPSSLRRSLPPAPRCHSQPCDLLLLKPGLKRRRDPDRPPGRPGLDFTKMTQTRSMDPGFCLERGRLGSFSGGDVCISMEPFLGDFRGSCSPAELLGRSSIGPLSESDEECPENPDEEEEEEEEEGEERETNAPPVFERDCTELDLNLIEEN, from the exons ATGCCGG AGAGTGGATACTGGCAGCTCTGCCCCGCCAAGCCCCTCCAGGGGGGGCTGTTGAGCTCCAGTTTCCCCCCGGGCCCGTTGCCTCTGGCGGCCGATGGGTCGTCGGTGGAGGACcctctggccccgcccccttcggcggccccgccccctgccggGCCCTTGGCCCCGCCTCCTCCGCCCCCGCCCAAACGGCACTGCCGCTCGCTGTCGGTGCCCGAGGACCTGTCGCGCTGCCGCTACACCTGGCGCCCGAGCGCGTCCAGGGTGTGGACTCCGGTGGCGCGGCACTGCCCCGGGGCGGCGGTGGGCGGAGCCGCGGCGGTGGGCGGAGCTGTGGCGGGAGCGGTGGGCGGGGCCTGCTCCTCTCTGAACTCTTCGCTGCACTCCTCCTCCAGCCCCACCTTCTTCAGCCTGGCGCTGTCGCCGGACTCTCCGTTACCGTGGAGCTTCCCGTGGGAGGAGGCGGGGGGCGGGGCTTGCTGCTGCTTCTTCCCGTCGCCCTCGTCGTGCTCGTCGTCTCCTTCGCCGCTGCACCCGCCCCCTCCGCAGCgccgcttctctctctctcccgtgCTCATCAGAGACTCGGGCCTGTTTCTGCCTCCTCCGGTACCGCCCCCCGCGCCTCAGGCTCCGCCCCCCGCCTCGGCGTGCAGCACGCCGTCCTCTCTGCGCCGCAGTCTGCCCCCCGCCCCCCGCTGCCACTCCCAGCCCTGCGACCTCCTGCTCCTCAAGCCCGGACTCAAGAGGAGACGAGACCCTGACCGACCCCCCGGGAGGCCGGGGCTGGACTTCACCAAGATGACCCAG ACCCGGAGCATGGACCCTGGCTTCTGCCTGGAACGCGGCCGGCTGGGTTCCTTCTCGGGCGGGGACgtgtgcatctccatggagccgtTTTTGGGGGATTTCCGTGGTTCGTGTTCTCCGGCTGAACTTTTGGGGCGCAGCAGCATCGGTCCTTTGAGCGAGAGCGACGAAGAGTGCCCCGAAAACCccgacgaagaggaggaggaagaggaggaggagggagaggagcgagagacgAACGCTCCGCCCGTGTTCGAACGCGACTGTACAGAACTGGACCTAAACCTTATTGAGGAAAACTGA